A stretch of the Planctomicrobium piriforme genome encodes the following:
- a CDS encoding heme-dependent oxidative N-demethylase subunit alpha family protein, which yields MRTATDCLPPQARYFPVDDAPYRLSAGLRKLGSDFGNGAADAHVVQIDEKYFEYRTNKLAARRERLGKYFAAHEFLTETESSICGLLSQLLLKEYPQYFFRRNLDSNCWQLHCNLTEEVLHFEQGNYLPRLSTVQADPPYVSSLDALVCQMPEDLAVTLRNDERDWLAAVHLCAPGHWSAEEKIGRNFGEVHAPIPLIDPIVRASASLVRAMVEKGPMVRFVWGFGTDCRLNHHPEPPPGWTPEMWRGRRFQSDAEGECPFWLRVERQVILGMPEVNASLFFIRVSHIDGNEIRQNSDERRRLVQALSTMDDATRRYKGLSESMDDLLNWLSN from the coding sequence ATGAGAACTGCCACTGACTGCCTTCCCCCTCAAGCCCGCTATTTCCCAGTCGACGACGCGCCGTATCGGCTGAGCGCCGGCCTCCGTAAACTCGGAAGCGATTTTGGAAATGGTGCGGCCGATGCTCACGTCGTTCAGATCGACGAGAAGTATTTCGAGTATCGCACGAACAAGCTGGCTGCCCGCCGGGAACGGCTGGGCAAGTATTTCGCGGCACACGAATTCTTGACGGAAACCGAGAGTTCAATCTGCGGGCTGCTGAGTCAGTTGCTGCTGAAGGAGTACCCGCAGTATTTCTTCCGACGGAACCTTGATTCAAACTGTTGGCAGCTGCACTGCAATCTGACTGAGGAAGTGCTGCATTTTGAACAAGGGAATTACCTGCCCAGACTCAGCACGGTGCAGGCCGATCCACCCTATGTGAGCAGCCTCGATGCTCTAGTCTGCCAGATGCCCGAAGACCTCGCGGTCACCCTCCGGAACGACGAACGCGACTGGCTGGCGGCGGTGCATCTCTGTGCCCCTGGCCATTGGTCCGCGGAGGAGAAAATCGGCCGCAACTTTGGAGAAGTTCACGCCCCCATCCCGCTGATTGATCCGATCGTGAGAGCCTCGGCCAGTCTGGTGCGGGCAATGGTCGAGAAAGGGCCGATGGTGCGATTCGTGTGGGGGTTCGGCACCGACTGTCGGCTCAATCATCACCCCGAACCGCCGCCGGGCTGGACGCCCGAAATGTGGAGAGGGCGACGCTTTCAGTCGGATGCGGAAGGCGAATGTCCTTTCTGGCTTCGGGTAGAACGACAGGTCATTCTGGGGATGCCTGAAGTGAATGCGTCGCTGTTCTTTATCCGCGTCTCCCACATCGACGGGAATGAAATCCGCCAGAACTCTGATGAACGGAGGCGTCTGGTTCAGGCATTGTCGACCATGGACGACGCCACCCGCCGGTACAAGGGGCTGTCGGAATCGATGGACGATCTGCTGAACTGGCTGAGCAATTGA
- a CDS encoding SGNH/GDSL hydrolase family protein, producing the protein MPTRPLALAIVRHFVSGEAFFTGIGCLVLAVAWRHFRWRGGERCVWFLSLIGALLILLSATPAQNGYAISVAVTLGWLLLGRPVESPSQTTAPTAPGKRKFAAEQWLSVAVVVLWLFEGASELSWQQMPVLKGEVTGPIVVIGDSVSAGVGEKEAVTWPNLLREKCQCEVLDKSRMGATVGSAIKNLPEPFPEKSLAIVELGGNDILGTTTVADFEANLDTLLQQVCPVAAETVMFELPLPPLGNRFGEVQRRLAKKHGVRLIPKRVLASVLLSPETTIDSIHLNQKGHDRLAEIVGKLISK; encoded by the coding sequence ATGCCGACCCGTCCACTCGCCCTGGCTATCGTGCGTCACTTCGTCAGCGGCGAAGCGTTTTTCACAGGCATCGGCTGTCTCGTGTTGGCGGTGGCGTGGCGGCATTTTCGCTGGCGGGGTGGGGAACGCTGCGTCTGGTTCCTGTCACTGATCGGCGCACTGCTGATTCTGCTGTCAGCGACGCCGGCGCAGAACGGTTATGCGATCAGCGTGGCCGTCACCTTGGGCTGGCTGCTGCTGGGCCGGCCTGTCGAATCTCCCTCACAGACCACAGCTCCCACTGCACCGGGCAAACGCAAGTTTGCGGCGGAGCAATGGCTGAGCGTCGCGGTGGTGGTGCTCTGGCTGTTCGAAGGGGCGTCTGAATTAAGCTGGCAGCAGATGCCGGTGTTGAAAGGGGAGGTGACCGGCCCGATTGTGGTGATCGGGGATTCGGTGTCGGCCGGCGTGGGAGAGAAGGAAGCGGTCACCTGGCCGAATCTGCTTCGCGAAAAATGCCAGTGTGAGGTGCTGGACAAATCACGCATGGGAGCAACGGTCGGTTCCGCGATCAAGAACTTGCCGGAGCCATTCCCTGAGAAGTCACTGGCGATTGTCGAACTGGGCGGCAATGACATTCTTGGAACGACGACCGTCGCCGACTTTGAAGCGAACCTCGACACGCTGTTGCAACAGGTCTGCCCCGTCGCCGCAGAAACTGTGATGTTCGAACTTCCCCTGCCGCCGCTGGGAAATCGTTTTGGAGAAGTGCAACGCCGCCTGGCAAAGAAGCACGGCGTGCGACTCATCCCCAAACGCGTCCTCGCCAGCGTACTGCTTTCGCCGGAAACGACGATTGATTCGATTCATTTGAATCAAAAAGGGCATGACCGGCTGGCGGAGATTGTCGGGAAACTGATTTCCAAGTGA
- a CDS encoding Flp family type IVb pilin yields the protein MNTMLLSVKKFLQSEDGPTAVEYAVMLALIVIVCLTAIKAVGTNASAKFNEISNQLT from the coding sequence ATGAACACCATGCTGCTGAGCGTCAAAAAGTTTCTGCAATCTGAAGATGGTCCAACCGCGGTCGAATACGCGGTGATGCTGGCCCTGATCGTGATCGTCTGCTTGACGGCGATCAAGGCGGTCGGCACGAATGCCTCGGCGAAATTCAATGAAATCTCAAATCAACTGACGTAG
- a CDS encoding aryl-sulfate sulfotransferase codes for MKRLLICILVGIGISIPVVYFVDRQRVSSELPAVVVRPPSRIPAGLSINTDRAFPGYSLLSPMNSTSTYLIDMDARVVREWKSEFRPALSACLLENGRLLRPALCPANGFNGPGTGGRIQEFDWDGNLVWDFTLSTDRLHPHHDVCKLPNGNVLMIATDRKTKVEAIASGRLPAAVYEFMKPDCILEVKPTGLNTGEIVWEWHAWDHLIQDYDDAKPNYGEPSEHPELINVNFGASMMDTMLTDPQELNRLRSLGYVGGRAPRKGPNGGFSKGDWMHTNSVAYNAEFDQILISVYEFSEIWIIDHSTTTVEAASHAGGRSGKGGDLLYRWGNPLAYRRGENKDQQLFVQHSAHWIPVGTPGAGHVLLFNNGTGRPQRTYSSVDELVLPVDSQGQYANRADESYLPEAAAWTYTTKQPTDFYSALVSGAQRLPNGNTLICSGIQRWVFEVAPEGEIVWQYRLPEGDKAVRPPHRDPAVGGQTELDTTSDAKGLGGLFRCHRYATDYAGFAGKQLKAGPQLEDSIKLNTSKSSVPATDTDDSSSN; via the coding sequence ACGTCTGCTGATCTGCATTCTGGTCGGGATCGGGATTTCGATCCCGGTCGTTTACTTTGTCGATCGCCAACGGGTCTCTTCCGAGCTGCCTGCAGTGGTCGTTCGCCCTCCCAGCCGCATTCCGGCCGGACTGTCGATCAACACCGATCGCGCCTTCCCAGGCTACTCCCTGCTCTCACCGATGAACTCCACCAGCACCTATCTCATCGATATGGATGCCAGGGTCGTGCGGGAATGGAAGAGTGAGTTTCGACCGGCTTTGAGCGCCTGCCTGCTGGAGAACGGCCGCCTGCTGCGGCCCGCACTCTGTCCGGCCAACGGCTTTAATGGACCTGGGACAGGCGGACGGATTCAGGAATTCGACTGGGACGGAAATCTGGTCTGGGATTTCACCCTCTCGACGGACCGTCTGCACCCGCATCACGATGTCTGCAAACTTCCCAACGGCAATGTCCTGATGATCGCCACTGATCGCAAGACAAAAGTCGAAGCAATCGCCTCCGGACGCTTACCCGCAGCGGTTTACGAGTTTATGAAGCCGGACTGCATTCTCGAGGTGAAGCCGACCGGACTGAACACAGGCGAGATCGTTTGGGAATGGCACGCCTGGGACCACCTCATTCAGGACTATGACGACGCGAAACCCAATTACGGCGAGCCATCCGAGCATCCTGAACTCATCAACGTGAATTTCGGCGCCAGCATGATGGACACGATGCTCACCGACCCGCAGGAATTGAACCGGCTGCGATCATTAGGTTATGTCGGCGGGAGGGCTCCCCGCAAAGGCCCGAACGGGGGGTTCAGCAAAGGGGACTGGATGCACACGAATTCCGTGGCCTACAACGCGGAATTCGACCAGATCCTCATCAGCGTCTACGAATTCAGCGAGATCTGGATCATCGATCACAGCACCACGACGGTCGAAGCCGCCTCACATGCCGGCGGTCGCAGCGGCAAAGGGGGCGACCTGCTCTATCGCTGGGGCAATCCGCTGGCCTACCGCCGCGGTGAGAACAAGGACCAGCAACTATTCGTGCAGCACTCGGCACACTGGATTCCCGTTGGCACTCCGGGCGCAGGCCATGTGTTGCTGTTCAACAACGGCACCGGCCGACCGCAGCGTACTTATTCGTCAGTGGACGAACTGGTACTGCCGGTGGATTCCCAGGGCCAGTATGCGAACAGAGCTGACGAGTCCTACCTCCCTGAGGCCGCCGCCTGGACGTACACCACAAAACAGCCGACCGATTTCTATTCCGCGCTGGTTTCCGGCGCCCAGCGGCTCCCCAACGGCAATACGCTGATCTGCTCAGGCATCCAGCGCTGGGTCTTTGAAGTCGCTCCCGAGGGTGAAATTGTGTGGCAATACCGGTTGCCGGAAGGCGACAAGGCCGTTCGACCCCCGCATCGCGACCCCGCTGTGGGAGGCCAGACAGAATTGGATACGACGAGTGACGCCAAAGGCCTGGGAGGCCTGTTCCGCTGCCATCGCTACGCAACCGACTATGCCGGATTCGCCGGAAAACAATTGAAGGCTGGACCACAGCTGGAAGATTCGATCAAATTGAACACCAGCAAGTCGTCCGTCCCTGCAACGGACACCGACGACTCCTCTTCCAATTGA
- a CDS encoding S1 family peptidase — protein sequence MLSVLSSTRRNLLVIATIGIVVQCSISTAVAQKNDIEIQLAFPLRMDGRICEQLEELWKDGKLTCSREKMLEQIEHPVHQRFELPAPSTEPRSGAEIYKIARESHVRLGHGVRNDATGKWVFNGGAGYVIAPGGIVATCCHCLETPPVPADPAFPDRERTSWLFAVTMDGKVYPATSVLAANDELDAAIVQVEGLPNRPIALNEDVTPGDTAYLFSEPFGVRGYFSNGIINRFYWLKDPADPQTLAGAARYRINIGTDWAPGSSGAAVIDTYGNVIGHVSRISALQPNSGEEPSRPDSAKADENQKPTPRESRGPQGNVTFMVLHEAIPARGVRLLAEKALEPPSEEEQQPE from the coding sequence ATGCTCTCGGTCTTGTCATCAACTCGTCGCAATTTGCTCGTGATCGCGACGATTGGCATTGTCGTTCAGTGTTCCATTTCCACTGCCGTCGCTCAAAAAAACGATATCGAAATTCAACTCGCCTTTCCCCTCAGAATGGATGGCCGGATCTGCGAACAGCTCGAAGAACTCTGGAAAGATGGAAAGCTGACCTGCAGCCGTGAAAAGATGCTCGAGCAGATCGAGCATCCCGTTCATCAGCGGTTCGAACTGCCGGCCCCTTCGACTGAACCTCGCAGCGGCGCCGAAATTTACAAGATCGCTCGCGAGTCTCACGTTCGTCTTGGACACGGCGTCCGCAACGATGCCACCGGCAAATGGGTCTTCAACGGCGGGGCCGGATATGTGATCGCTCCCGGCGGAATCGTAGCGACCTGCTGTCATTGCCTCGAAACGCCTCCCGTGCCGGCTGATCCTGCCTTTCCCGATCGGGAAAGAACAAGCTGGCTGTTTGCCGTGACGATGGATGGCAAGGTCTACCCGGCGACATCGGTGCTTGCCGCAAATGATGAGTTGGATGCCGCGATCGTCCAGGTCGAAGGTTTGCCGAACCGTCCGATCGCCCTGAATGAGGACGTGACGCCCGGCGACACCGCCTATCTCTTCAGTGAGCCATTCGGCGTTCGCGGCTACTTCTCAAACGGCATCATCAATCGCTTTTACTGGCTGAAGGATCCTGCTGATCCTCAAACTCTCGCCGGCGCTGCCCGCTATCGCATCAACATCGGCACGGACTGGGCGCCGGGCAGCAGCGGAGCGGCCGTGATTGACACTTACGGGAATGTGATTGGCCATGTCAGCCGCATCTCTGCGCTCCAACCGAATTCCGGAGAAGAACCTTCCCGGCCAGATTCCGCCAAAGCAGATGAGAACCAGAAGCCGACTCCCCGTGAATCACGCGGCCCACAAGGGAACGTGACATTCATGGTTCTCCACGAAGCCATCCCGGCTCGCGGCGTCAGGCTGCTCGCGGAGAAGGCCCTCGAACCTCCCTCTGAGGAGGAACAGCAGCCTGAGTGA
- a CDS encoding TadE/TadG family type IV pilus assembly protein has translation MASKQPRRSGAVLVENAVVSSVFGLFMAGIMEFGHAYMVQGAMNAAANRAARYGAVDGVTSAQTTTFAKTLLGAAFKSANATVTVKDASVFDTTTVAPGTINYDTLPNLELSTADKHQLYVVRVTVPYNSVALLPPFWVKNLTLKSQAVMRHE, from the coding sequence ATGGCCTCGAAGCAGCCCCGCCGCAGCGGCGCGGTGCTGGTCGAGAATGCCGTGGTGTCGTCGGTGTTTGGATTGTTCATGGCCGGAATCATGGAATTCGGCCATGCGTATATGGTCCAGGGGGCCATGAATGCGGCTGCCAACCGCGCTGCCCGTTATGGAGCGGTGGACGGCGTCACCAGCGCCCAGACCACGACGTTTGCGAAGACGCTGCTCGGCGCTGCGTTCAAGTCGGCCAATGCGACTGTCACAGTAAAAGATGCCAGCGTCTTCGATACCACCACCGTTGCACCCGGCACGATCAACTATGACACACTGCCCAACCTGGAATTGTCGACCGCCGACAAGCACCAGCTGTACGTTGTCCGGGTGACTGTTCCGTACAACAGCGTGGCACTGTTGCCGCCTTTCTGGGTGAAGAATTTGACGCTGAAGTCGCAAGCCGTCATGCGGCACGAATAG
- a CDS encoding TadE/TadG family type IV pilus assembly protein, which produces MRRTILQNPLRPRDNQRRGTATVEFAVTAPIFMAILLGIAEMSRGLDASQRLSAAVREGGREAASDISDSIPKGWTLNQKVTKDIQNMLTAGGIDGTKVTVTITYADGATAGQAFDLQLPANDLKYFKITATVPYGNVGIFPMRALKGKNLSASVVFRLGRSSLSS; this is translated from the coding sequence ATGCGTCGCACAATCCTGCAGAATCCTCTTCGCCCGCGCGACAATCAACGTCGCGGTACGGCCACCGTTGAGTTCGCCGTCACAGCGCCAATCTTCATGGCCATCCTGTTGGGGATTGCCGAGATGTCGCGGGGGCTCGATGCCTCGCAGAGGCTTTCCGCCGCTGTCCGTGAAGGGGGCCGCGAGGCCGCCAGCGATATCAGCGATTCGATTCCCAAAGGCTGGACGCTGAATCAGAAGGTCACCAAAGACATTCAGAATATGCTGACCGCCGGCGGGATCGACGGGACAAAAGTCACCGTCACGATCACCTATGCCGACGGCGCCACGGCCGGCCAGGCATTCGACCTGCAGTTGCCCGCCAACGATCTGAAATACTTCAAAATCACGGCCACTGTCCCTTACGGCAACGTCGGCATCTTTCCGATGCGCGCGTTAAAAGGCAAAAATCTCTCGGCGTCCGTCGTGTTCCGACTGGGACGCAGTTCACTGAGCAGCTAA
- a CDS encoding vWA domain-containing protein: MRNLRHLVNSESTGHVSDDSRQGSVLILTCLCLMGLLAAAALSVDVGYIQVQKSRMQNAVDAAALAAAQEITNAVRNAPAGTTDPTAYALGQARTTAAYVAGLGGIYVDPNADVTFGQRQYNASTKTWATTWNKSPANTVKVIARRTGTDATKQDGKLKLFFGGAIGTTFANVKTEATAFVQARDIAVVHDFSRSMNFDSHFPLNSEQTTRMADSQVVANMQLLWNDLQPVSAGNMTFTPQYLTVSNTANGATTTCKFMYTSCYVTTTTSFSKIVLNYSSGSTTFNYTGTTKTATVTGTKDVTSVTVTTNKSGGGTQTQTLTDSDANVLSAFSLTGSYPYPDGSWSEFITHCRSDEQMIARGYRESYGGLCMVNYILRSNSSYSQTPALSTARHYPFSAIKSGHSQLCSFLQTLSFDDRLGMVSYDTNHRIETILNSSDPTVPSVNISSNPLSDNFTAVNNLMKYKQANYYSPSTNMGGGLGDGTKLLDNYSRAGTQPTILLMTDGNSNVMDSGASGTLPTGWDWNVLFDFDGDGVKDYSTSDSQARYVLKQAKAAVDKGYVIHTICVGADADTDLLKAVAWMGGGLAIVVPATSSSAEMEAQLLVAFQQIASMVPPAKLLNNDGT, encoded by the coding sequence ATGCGCAATTTACGCCATCTTGTGAACTCCGAGTCGACCGGCCATGTGTCGGATGACTCGCGGCAGGGAAGCGTTCTGATTCTCACCTGTCTGTGCCTGATGGGACTGCTCGCCGCCGCGGCGCTGAGCGTCGACGTCGGTTACATTCAGGTACAGAAGTCCCGTATGCAGAACGCGGTCGATGCGGCTGCACTCGCTGCGGCCCAGGAAATCACAAATGCGGTCCGCAACGCGCCTGCGGGCACGACCGACCCGACCGCCTATGCGCTGGGACAAGCTCGAACAACGGCTGCTTACGTTGCGGGATTGGGCGGCATCTATGTCGACCCCAATGCGGACGTGACGTTCGGACAGCGGCAGTACAACGCCTCGACGAAAACCTGGGCTACCACCTGGAATAAATCTCCAGCCAACACGGTAAAAGTCATCGCCCGTCGCACTGGCACGGACGCGACCAAGCAGGACGGCAAGCTGAAGCTGTTTTTCGGCGGAGCCATCGGGACGACGTTTGCCAACGTCAAGACGGAAGCAACCGCATTTGTTCAGGCCCGTGACATCGCTGTCGTCCACGACTTTTCGCGGTCCATGAATTTCGACAGCCATTTTCCGCTCAATAGCGAACAGACCACTCGCATGGCCGACAGTCAGGTGGTCGCCAACATGCAGCTGCTGTGGAATGACCTGCAACCGGTGAGTGCAGGCAATATGACGTTCACGCCGCAGTACCTGACGGTGTCGAATACCGCCAACGGCGCCACGACGACCTGCAAGTTCATGTACACCAGTTGCTACGTCACCACCACGACTTCCTTCTCCAAGATCGTGTTGAATTACAGCAGCGGCTCGACGACCTTCAACTACACCGGGACAACAAAAACCGCGACCGTGACCGGAACCAAAGACGTCACTTCGGTAACCGTGACCACCAACAAGAGCGGTGGCGGCACCCAAACCCAGACTCTCACCGATTCTGACGCCAACGTTTTGTCGGCATTCAGTTTAACTGGCAGCTATCCCTATCCGGACGGCAGTTGGAGTGAATTCATTACGCACTGTCGAAGCGATGAGCAGATGATCGCGCGTGGATATCGTGAGTCTTACGGCGGACTGTGCATGGTGAATTACATTCTGCGCAGCAATTCCTCGTACTCCCAAACGCCAGCTTTGTCCACAGCCCGACATTACCCGTTCAGCGCCATTAAATCTGGACACTCTCAGCTTTGCAGCTTCCTGCAGACGCTCTCCTTCGACGATCGACTGGGGATGGTGAGCTACGACACGAACCACCGAATCGAAACGATTCTCAATAGTTCCGATCCGACCGTTCCCTCGGTCAACATTTCGTCAAACCCGCTGTCAGACAACTTCACCGCGGTGAACAACCTGATGAAGTACAAGCAGGCAAACTACTACTCGCCGTCCACGAACATGGGGGGCGGCCTCGGTGACGGCACCAAGCTTCTTGACAACTATTCGCGAGCTGGCACCCAGCCCACAATCCTGCTGATGACCGACGGAAACAGCAATGTCATGGATTCCGGTGCCTCAGGGACGCTGCCGACAGGTTGGGACTGGAACGTCCTGTTCGACTTTGACGGAGACGGCGTGAAGGACTATTCGACCTCAGATTCGCAAGCCCGATATGTGCTCAAGCAGGCCAAAGCGGCCGTCGACAAAGGGTATGTGATCCATACGATCTGCGTGGGGGCCGATGCCGATACCGACCTGCTGAAAGCGGTTGCCTGGATGGGGGGAGGACTGGCGATCGTGGTTCCCGCCACCAGTTCATCGGCAGAGATGGAAGCCCAGTTGCTGGTCGCCTTCCAGCAGATTGCCTCAATGGTGCCGCCGGCCAAGCTCCTCAATAACGACGGAACATGA
- a CDS encoding tetratricopeptide repeat protein — protein sequence MFCFLLFARAIQAADVEECRKLWLHGDYDQCIKQAAEGLKGKADIETFAELKGQSEFIKGKYLDAFVTVRGAVGKSPQSIRLRWLAIQYAPFSGKKHDVKPLSDEVDILVKNAAWRYSQDPENLVTLAEFVLSQGGDAKQVQTVLLKRARQLSPDSRFPLLAIGNLALDKRDFALAAETFRDGLKKFPKDPEFTFGLAEALESDPREMRGYLELTLHHNRRHIGALLLQAEQFIDGEQYDEAIAKLKEVRDVNKQQPVALSSLSIISAIQGDQKKADEYRQQALSTWKENPEVDYTIGRKLSQKYRFDDGAAAQRRSLAFNSEYLPAKKQLALDLLRLGKDDEGWKRAQEAYAQDQYDIASYNLVTLQDELEKFTVIEQPGWRIRMEKQEAAIYGDRVVALLNEAREKLCPRYELELTDTISVEIFPKPADFAVRTFGMPGAGAYLGVCFGDVITARSPASQTASPVNWESVLWHEFAHVVTLNKTHNRMPRWLSEGISVYEERQRDPRWGERMSPAYRELILADRLVPINRMSEAFLSSRNLMFAYYQSSLVVEFIEQTYGHAALVAILHDLGAGIPINDAIERHTMSMGELNENFVKAAKMQATFYGWYVDWSPLKLDMLLQGKDKVGNLLAWAKQHPRHYQGLKTIAQMLKRLDRHAEAAVVLQQAAELFPFEAGDDSALAQLAQLQHEQRLTDDEYLTLTRWASIDDDASSALLRLIEIDTQRGNWPLVQQHARRLREVKPLIPQPYNAMAQSAEHQKNPKQAEPALRALLRLAPSDGADIHHRLAVQLRELKRSDEARRQVLQALERAPRYREALSLLLTLDSSGAEKRPSESGTGF from the coding sequence ATGTTCTGCTTTCTCCTCTTCGCCAGAGCGATTCAGGCGGCCGACGTGGAAGAGTGCCGCAAACTCTGGCTGCACGGCGACTACGATCAGTGCATCAAACAAGCAGCGGAGGGGCTGAAAGGGAAAGCCGACATTGAAACCTTTGCGGAGTTGAAAGGTCAGTCCGAATTCATCAAAGGGAAATACTTGGATGCGTTCGTCACAGTGCGTGGCGCGGTCGGCAAATCCCCGCAGAGCATCCGCCTGCGTTGGCTGGCAATTCAATATGCACCGTTCTCAGGAAAAAAACATGACGTAAAACCGCTCTCGGACGAGGTCGACATCCTCGTCAAGAACGCCGCGTGGCGGTATTCGCAAGATCCCGAGAATCTGGTGACGCTCGCGGAATTCGTCCTCAGTCAGGGGGGCGACGCCAAGCAAGTGCAGACGGTCCTGCTGAAACGCGCCAGACAACTCAGCCCGGACAGCCGCTTCCCGCTGCTTGCAATCGGGAATCTCGCTCTCGATAAGCGAGACTTCGCCCTCGCCGCGGAGACTTTTCGCGACGGACTGAAAAAGTTCCCGAAGGATCCTGAGTTCACCTTCGGGCTCGCCGAGGCATTGGAGTCAGACCCGCGAGAAATGCGGGGCTATCTGGAGCTGACTCTGCATCACAATCGCCGTCACATCGGGGCGTTGCTGTTGCAAGCAGAGCAGTTCATCGACGGTGAACAGTACGACGAAGCGATCGCGAAACTGAAAGAAGTGCGCGATGTGAACAAGCAACAGCCGGTCGCGCTCTCCTCCCTGTCGATCATCAGCGCGATCCAAGGCGACCAGAAAAAGGCCGATGAATACCGTCAGCAGGCACTCTCGACCTGGAAAGAAAATCCCGAGGTCGACTACACCATCGGTCGCAAGCTCTCGCAAAAATACCGCTTTGACGATGGGGCCGCGGCGCAGCGGCGCTCGCTCGCTTTCAATTCTGAATACCTGCCGGCCAAGAAGCAGCTCGCCCTCGACCTGCTGCGGCTGGGAAAAGATGACGAGGGCTGGAAGCGTGCTCAAGAGGCCTACGCTCAGGACCAGTACGACATCGCCAGCTACAACCTCGTCACGCTGCAGGATGAACTTGAGAAGTTTACCGTCATCGAGCAACCCGGCTGGCGAATCCGCATGGAGAAACAGGAAGCGGCCATCTACGGCGACCGCGTTGTCGCACTGCTCAACGAAGCGCGAGAGAAACTCTGCCCGCGGTATGAACTGGAACTCACTGACACGATCAGCGTCGAGATTTTTCCCAAGCCTGCCGACTTTGCGGTCCGCACGTTTGGCATGCCAGGGGCAGGCGCGTACCTGGGCGTCTGCTTTGGCGATGTGATCACTGCCCGCAGTCCTGCCTCGCAAACGGCCAGTCCCGTGAACTGGGAATCGGTGCTCTGGCATGAATTTGCCCATGTGGTGACGCTCAACAAAACGCACAACCGCATGCCCCGCTGGCTCAGTGAGGGAATTTCCGTCTATGAAGAACGACAACGCGATCCACGCTGGGGGGAACGTATGTCGCCAGCGTACCGCGAGCTCATTCTGGCGGACCGCCTCGTCCCCATCAACAGGATGAGCGAGGCGTTCCTCTCGTCCAGAAATCTGATGTTTGCTTACTACCAGAGTTCACTGGTCGTCGAATTCATCGAGCAGACGTACGGCCATGCCGCGCTCGTGGCAATTCTGCACGACCTCGGCGCAGGCATCCCCATCAACGACGCCATCGAACGCCATACGATGTCGATGGGAGAATTGAATGAGAACTTCGTCAAAGCGGCCAAAATGCAGGCGACGTTTTACGGCTGGTATGTCGACTGGTCTCCGCTCAAGCTCGACATGCTGCTGCAAGGGAAAGACAAAGTCGGCAATCTCCTGGCCTGGGCCAAACAGCACCCGCGGCATTATCAGGGGCTCAAGACGATCGCACAGATGCTCAAGCGTCTTGATCGCCATGCCGAAGCAGCGGTCGTTCTCCAACAGGCGGCAGAACTATTCCCGTTCGAGGCGGGCGACGACAGTGCCCTGGCACAGCTTGCTCAGCTCCAGCATGAACAAAGGCTGACTGACGACGAATATCTAACCCTCACTCGCTGGGCAAGCATCGACGACGATGCGTCTTCTGCCCTGCTCCGTCTCATCGAGATCGACACTCAGCGCGGGAACTGGCCGCTGGTGCAGCAGCATGCCCGACGACTGCGGGAAGTCAAGCCGCTGATTCCTCAGCCTTACAACGCAATGGCGCAATCGGCCGAGCATCAGAAAAATCCAAAGCAGGCGGAACCGGCCCTGCGGGCACTGTTGCGACTGGCACCGTCCGATGGCGCCGACATTCACCATCGCCTGGCTGTGCAGTTGCGAGAACTCAAGCGATCTGACGAAGCGCGGCGACAAGTTCTGCAGGCACTGGAACGCGCGCCGCGTTACCGGGAAGCCTTGAGTCTGCTGCTGACTCTGGATTCGAGTGGGGCAGAAAAACGACCGTCCGAAAGCGGGACTGGTTTTTGA